The genomic window ACGCAGATTCCTCGGCTCCGTCGATTCCGGTACCCACACGTCGGCACTGGACAGACGAGCGTGCTAACCTGGAACGCCCGATCGGGCTGTTTTGTCGACATCCTCTGCCATCAACGAGGAATGCAGAGCTTCCGACGTCCACCGCCGAGTGCGGCTTCACTCCCATCGATTTCCGTGCCCCTCTCCTCCTCGTGAAGGCGCACCTTCTGAAAGTTCCTTTGACCTCCGTCACTTCCACCGCAGCACCAGCACATCCCGTGCTCGCCTGGCACCAGGCCGACCCCGACGTCTTCGTCGCGACGGCCGCCGGCGAGTATGCCGGATTCGTCGCTGTCGGCTCCCACGGCTTCGAGGCACAGAGCGCCCTCGGGTCGCCGCTCGGCGTGCACTCCACGCACCCGCAGGCGTCCGCGGCGGTCGCCGCGTCGTTCGCCTCGCACACCGTCGCACCCGCGCATCATGCGCGCCACACACGTCCACTGCGCGCTCGCGCGAGTGGCACCCGCGGCCGTTCACACGGCCCACGAAAAAGAAGGAAAGACACGATGGCCACTGGCACCGTGAAATGGTTCAACTCGGAGAAGGGCTACGGCTTCATCGCTCCCGACGACGGTTCGGCCGACCTGTTCGCGCACTTCAGCGCGATCACCGGCGAGGGCTTCAAGGAGCTCCGCGAGGACCAGAAGGTCGAATTCGACGCCGAGCGTGGCCCCAAGGGCATGCAGGCAGCGAACATCCGGCCGCTTTGATCTGTCGTCAGCCGGGGCCGATCTCTTCGGCCCCGGCTGACTGCCGACAGTCATCCGGCCGCTCGACCGGCTACGCCGGTTCGACCGGCTGGCGCAGGATCGTCCGCAGGCGCTCCGCTGAGGTGCGCCGCGGATCCGCCAGATAGATCTCGTGGTGCAGCCCCCGCATGCGCAGGCCCGCATCGGGGATGAATCGGCGGTGCATCTCGTCGAGCACCGGGGCCTCGTCGTCGTACGAGCCGACGTGAAGCGTCTGGACGCACGTCCCCTCGCTCAGCTCCGCCATGCGCAGCTGTTCCAGAGCCGGTGACGCAGCCTTCGCGGCCGCCGCCTCCCGCGCCCGCTCGAAGTGCGACATCTCGATCCACTCGGGGACGAGGCTCATCATCGTCCAGCTCCAGCGCGACTTGTCGCGCGCCGTCGTGAACGTGGTCATGTCTTCCGACCACCAGAGCCCCTCGAGCGGCATCACGACGTAGTCCTGACCGAGCTCGACCTTGCTCAGGAATTTCAGCTTGTACGCGACGGTGAACACCGCTCCGACCGCGGAGCCGTACTCCTCCGAGGTGTTCGGGTCTCCATGGCCGTCGATCATGACGTACCGCATCGGCGGCACGTCCATGATCTCGAACGCCCCGCGCGGTGCCGTGTAGGCGCTGATCGACTTCTTCAGGTCGACCTTCGTCACGCCGGACCGACCTGCGCGGACCCGCCGCTCGAGGACTCCGACTTGCGTCCGCCCGCTTCGAGCACATCGCCCGCCGGCAGTTCCTGATGCCCGCCGAACTGCAGCCGCATGGCCGACAGCACCTGATTGGCGAACTGGTCCTCGTCCCTCGAGGCGAAGCGTTCGAACAGGGATGCCGCGAGCACCGGAGCCGGCACCCCGGTGTCGACGGCGGCCTTGACCGTCCAGCGGCCTTCACCGGAGTCCGAGACCCGCCCCGCAAGGCCCTCGAGCGTCGGATTGCCCTGGAGCGCCGCCGCGGTCAGGTCGAGCAGCCACGACGAGATCACCGATCCCCGCCGCCACAGCTCGGCGACCTTCGGGGTGTCGATCGTGAACTGATAGAACTCCGGCTCCTCCAGCGGGGCGACCTCTGCCGAGTGCTCGGCCTCCTGCACCCCGGCATCCGCGTGCTCGAGGATGTTCAGTCCTTCGGCGAGCGCCGCCATCACGCCGTACTCGATGCCGTTATGGACCATCTTGACGAAGTGGCCGGCGCCGGACGGCCCGCAGTGGAGGTAGCCCAGCTCTTCGGGGGCGAAGTCTCCGGTGCGGCCGGGTGTGCGGCCCGCCTCGCCGCTGCCGGGCGCGATGGTCCGGAGGATCGGCTCGATGCGCTGGAACGCCTCGTCGGGACCGCCCACCATGAGGCAGTACCCCCGCTCCAGCCCGAAGACGCCGCCGCTCGTGCCGACGTCGACGTAGTGGACGCCGGTGCCCTTCAGCGCCGCCGCGCGCCGCACGTCGTCGCGGTAGTTCGAGTTGCCGCCGTCGATGATGATGTCGCCGGGCTCGAGCAGCGCGGAGACCTCGTCGACGACCTTCCCGGTCAGCCCTGCGGGGATCATCAGCCAGATCGCACGCGGCGCCTCGAGCTGCGCCACCAGTTCCGCCAGGCTTCCCGAGCCCACGGCGCCCTCCGCCACCAGGCCCGTGACGACATCCGCGCTCACGTCGTACACGACGCATTCGTGGCCGTCTCGCATCAGACGCCGGACGATGTTGCCGCCCATCCGGCCGAG from Microbacterium sp. ProA8 includes these protein-coding regions:
- a CDS encoding cold-shock protein — its product is MATGTVKWFNSEKGYGFIAPDDGSADLFAHFSAITGEGFKELREDQKVEFDAERGPKGMQAANIRPL
- a CDS encoding GyrI-like domain-containing protein, which encodes MTKVDLKKSISAYTAPRGAFEIMDVPPMRYVMIDGHGDPNTSEEYGSAVGAVFTVAYKLKFLSKVELGQDYVVMPLEGLWWSEDMTTFTTARDKSRWSWTMMSLVPEWIEMSHFERAREAAAAKAASPALEQLRMAELSEGTCVQTLHVGSYDDEAPVLDEMHRRFIPDAGLRMRGLHHEIYLADPRRTSAERLRTILRQPVEPA
- the gnd gene encoding phosphogluconate dehydrogenase (NAD(+)-dependent, decarboxylating) is translated as MQLGMVGLGRMGGNIVRRLMRDGHECVVYDVSADVVTGLVAEGAVGSGSLAELVAQLEAPRAIWLMIPAGLTGKVVDEVSALLEPGDIIIDGGNSNYRDDVRRAAALKGTGVHYVDVGTSGGVFGLERGYCLMVGGPDEAFQRIEPILRTIAPGSGEAGRTPGRTGDFAPEELGYLHCGPSGAGHFVKMVHNGIEYGVMAALAEGLNILEHADAGVQEAEHSAEVAPLEEPEFYQFTIDTPKVAELWRRGSVISSWLLDLTAAALQGNPTLEGLAGRVSDSGEGRWTVKAAVDTGVPAPVLAASLFERFASRDEDQFANQVLSAMRLQFGGHQELPAGDVLEAGGRKSESSSGGSAQVGPA